A stretch of Halocalculus aciditolerans DNA encodes these proteins:
- a CDS encoding S24/S26 family peptidase, translating into MTGPNSPGLLRRIAAAVERVYRSDHGVVVFAREVLSSALVVAVVGLLLFGVSGLWPPLVAVESGSMQPHIQKGDLVFVTEEHRFSPDSAYGDTGVVTYRVGERADYRTFHEYGDVVVYERDGRSRTTPVIHRARFWVNDGENWYDEADARYVEGARNCSELTYCPAPHAGFITKGDHNGYYDQADGISSPVRPSWVRGTAELRLPWLGRIRLLFSGATLSASTPV; encoded by the coding sequence ATGACTGGTCCGAATAGCCCCGGTCTGCTCCGCCGAATCGCCGCCGCCGTCGAACGGGTATACCGCTCCGACCACGGGGTCGTCGTGTTCGCTCGCGAGGTCCTCTCGAGTGCGCTCGTCGTCGCCGTCGTCGGCCTCCTGCTCTTCGGGGTGAGTGGGCTCTGGCCGCCGCTCGTCGCCGTCGAATCAGGAAGCATGCAGCCACATATCCAGAAGGGCGACCTCGTCTTCGTCACCGAGGAACACCGGTTCAGCCCGGATTCGGCGTACGGCGACACCGGCGTCGTCACCTATCGGGTGGGAGAGCGAGCGGATTACCGGACGTTCCACGAATACGGGGACGTCGTGGTATACGAGCGCGACGGCAGGAGTCGAACGACGCCGGTGATACACCGCGCTCGGTTCTGGGTGAACGACGGCGAGAACTGGTACGACGAGGCCGACGCGCGGTACGTGGAGGGCGCGCGCAACTGCTCGGAGCTCACGTACTGTCCCGCGCCACACGCCGGCTTCATCACGAAGGGCGACCACAACGGCTACTACGACCAGGCCGACGGCATCAGCTCTCCGGTGAGGCCGTCGTGGGTTCGCGGAACCGCGGAGCTCCGCCTCCCGTGGCTCGGACGGATCCGGTTGCTCTTCTCCGGTGCGACTCTGTCGGCTTCGACGCCGGTCTGA
- the rpsB gene encoding 30S ribosomal protein S2, with amino-acid sequence MTENETETQDEVVDADVDADAEPEESEVAEEAAAEPEEEVEAPAAGTEDVMPDEDADLLIPVEDYLAAGVHIGTQQKTKDMERFIHRVRTDGLYVLDVSTTDDRIRTAADFLSNYRPDQVLVTSSRQYGRFPAEKFADAIGARARTGRFIPGTLTNPKYDGYIEPDVLVVTDPIGDSQAVKEAITVGIPVIAMCDSNNSTSNVDLVVPTNNKGRRALSVVYWLLANETLDRRGAEPTYALEDFESEI; translated from the coding sequence ATGACTGAGAACGAAACCGAAACCCAAGACGAAGTGGTCGACGCGGACGTCGACGCCGACGCCGAACCCGAGGAGTCCGAGGTGGCCGAGGAGGCCGCCGCGGAGCCCGAGGAGGAGGTCGAAGCGCCCGCCGCGGGGACCGAGGACGTAATGCCCGACGAGGACGCCGACCTCCTGATTCCGGTCGAGGACTACCTCGCCGCCGGGGTCCACATCGGTACGCAGCAGAAGACCAAGGACATGGAGCGGTTCATCCACCGCGTCCGGACCGACGGTCTCTACGTGCTGGACGTCTCGACGACGGACGACCGCATCCGGACGGCGGCGGACTTCCTCTCGAACTACCGCCCCGACCAGGTGCTCGTCACGTCGAGCCGCCAGTACGGCCGGTTCCCCGCGGAGAAGTTCGCGGACGCCATCGGCGCGCGCGCCCGCACCGGCCGGTTCATCCCCGGGACGCTGACGAACCCGAAGTACGACGGCTACATCGAGCCGGACGTGCTCGTCGTCACCGACCCGATCGGTGACAGCCAAGCTGTGAAGGAAGCGATCACGGTCGGCATCCCCGTGATCGCGATGTGCGACTCGAACAACTCCACGAGCAACGTGGACCTCGTCGTCCCGACGAACAACAAGGGGCGGCGCGCACTCTCCGTCGTCTACTGGCTCCTCGCCAACGAGACGCTCGACCGCCGCGGCGCAGAGCCGACGTACGCGCTCGAGGACTTCGAGAGCGAGATCTGA
- a CDS encoding sugar phosphate isomerase/epimerase family protein codes for MQVAGKCPPTREALRRSADRGFDAVELHLPLDVVEEGAETLAARVEASPVSAVSVHTPHVLPGEHGPLRVADALAVELDAYLVVHTQYSNLTHVPELEGAGFEAAHGYENPPGASVRHLTNLVLDQGHGLVLDTAHLFMAHPDYLTEFQMLLDRHGGRIDVVHLTDSTATRDGVPFGEGDIEMATLCRLVKGSFDGAVVLEVMPDHQRNALRRFREA; via the coding sequence ATGCAGGTCGCTGGGAAGTGTCCGCCGACGCGGGAGGCGCTCCGCCGGTCGGCGGACCGGGGGTTCGACGCGGTGGAACTCCACTTACCGCTCGACGTCGTCGAGGAGGGCGCGGAGACGCTGGCGGCGCGCGTCGAGGCGTCGCCGGTGTCGGCGGTGTCGGTACACACGCCGCACGTCCTCCCGGGCGAGCACGGGCCGCTCCGAGTGGCTGACGCGCTGGCGGTCGAGCTGGACGCGTACCTCGTGGTCCACACGCAGTATTCGAACCTGACGCACGTTCCCGAGCTCGAAGGCGCGGGGTTCGAGGCGGCGCACGGTTACGAGAACCCGCCGGGGGCGAGCGTCCGCCACCTGACGAACCTCGTCCTCGACCAGGGACACGGTCTCGTTCTCGACACGGCACATCTCTTCATGGCGCACCCGGACTACCTGACGGAGTTCCAGATGCTCCTCGACCGACACGGCGGCCGTATCGACGTGGTGCATCTCACGGATTCGACGGCGACGCGCGACGGCGTACCGTTCGGCGAGGGCGACATCGAGATGGCGACGCTCTGTCGACTCGTGAAGGGCTCCTTCGACGGGGCGGTCGTCCTAGAGGTGATGCCGGACCACCAGCGAAACGCCCTCCGGCGGTTCCGAGAAGCCTGA
- a CDS encoding VOC family protein, translating into MPVIDHVPFAANDHDAAVKRFENAGLPTTYGGRHPEQGTEMSMVVLPDGSYLEIIAPAEDADDPGYWPDHLAADAGPCAWCVDSGSVHATCQRAITQDIEVHGPLRGTRDTPAGERAEWDMAYLGPRDDGLLPFTIADRTPREFRVPDSDLYGAPISGISHVVIAVPDLDAASRTLTRLYRFPEPRTGHDDYYGDLAVFPGENVVLAEPARGPLDDRVDAFGAVPATVLLGGDVDGARHSYSLGDATTILDSRVRYVDGFDRELAVVDR; encoded by the coding sequence ATGCCCGTCATCGACCACGTGCCGTTCGCCGCGAACGACCACGACGCCGCCGTGAAGCGCTTCGAGAACGCCGGGCTCCCGACGACCTACGGCGGCCGTCACCCCGAGCAGGGCACGGAGATGTCGATGGTCGTCCTCCCCGACGGCTCCTACCTCGAGATTATCGCGCCCGCCGAGGACGCCGACGACCCCGGCTACTGGCCGGACCACCTCGCCGCCGACGCCGGCCCCTGCGCGTGGTGCGTCGACTCCGGCAGCGTCCACGCCACCTGCCAGCGCGCCATCACGCAGGACATCGAAGTCCACGGCCCGCTCCGCGGCACCCGCGACACCCCCGCCGGCGAGCGCGCCGAGTGGGATATGGCCTACCTCGGCCCGCGCGACGACGGCCTCCTCCCGTTCACCATCGCCGACCGCACCCCCCGCGAGTTCCGCGTCCCCGACAGCGACCTCTACGGCGCGCCCATCTCCGGCATCTCCCACGTCGTCATCGCCGTCCCCGACCTCGACGCCGCTTCCCGAACGCTCACTCGCCTCTACCGCTTCCCCGAACCCCGCACCGGCCACGACGACTACTACGGCGACCTCGCCGTCTTCCCCGGCGAGAACGTCGTCCTCGCCGAACCCGCCCGCGGCCCCCTCGACGACCGCGTCGACGCCTTCGGCGCGGTCCCCGCGACCGTCCTCCTCGGCGGCGACGTCGACGGCGCTCGCCACTCATACTCCCTCGGCGACGCGACGACCATCCTCGACTCCCGCGTCCGCTACGTCGACGGCTTCGACCGCGAACTCGCCGTCGTCGACCGCTAA